The genomic interval TCTATGGAACATTTACTTTTTAGACGAATTAGAATTGGAATATGGATTACATAAGGCGGAATTTAAATACAGTGGAGATTCTCTCTTCAATGATTTCGATGAAATAAGATATTTTAACTACACATATATGCGGTTTTATGTCCCTGAAGACGAAAATGAATATGAAAGCACATGTCGCATTTGTGTTGAATCATATGATGCAACTGGAAATTTAAAAATATTGCTTGACAATAAAACAATACACGACGAGAAATTTACTGGTTATGAATATATTGATTTAGAAAATCTGACTTATGGCAACCACGCATACGACATTTACTATACTGGAAAGTATAATTTCGAATCAATCCACAAGCATGGTACATTTAACCGAACTTACAGTTTATATGCATATCTTAGTGACGATGAGGGAAAACTCCCAATAGATGAAAACATAATAAACATTGAATTGCCAGAAGATGCAAAATCCAACATAACAGTCATTGTAAACAATAAAACCTACATGACCCCCACAAAAAACGGTAAAGCAAGCGTAACTATAACCAATTTTAATATAGGACAAAACTACATTTACATTACCTATAAAGACGACAAGTATTATGAAAAGACAATTATCAAAAACATTACCGTCATACCTGCATTGCATTTTACATATGCAGATTCTGATAAATATCAAAGCGATGCAAATGTGGAATTAATAATGTCTGAAAATGCTAAAGGAACTTTAAAAGTTAAAGTAGACGAAGACTACTTTACTTCCGATTTGTCAAATGGCAAAGCATCAGTTCCTTTGAATATGGTCATGAATGGAACACATGATTTTGAAATAACCTATGTCGGAGACTACGGCGAATACTTCAAAAATGAAACATATGAAAACATTAGCATAATCAATGTGACAAAAAAGGATTGGGATATGGAATTCAGTTTTTATCTGGATACAACTCTCAGTGAACCTTATTTATACATAATTGTCACAACCCCTTACGAATTTGGAGTAACAGAAACATATTACATTGACGGGGAAAAATGTGCACAATACACACATTATGATTATGCATATTACGACTGGGAGTCACGGGAAGAAGCATACAAAAATTTAGGAGATTATTACTCCAAATTAGCTAATGGGACACATACATTAACAGTTAGACATTCTGGAAATGATGACTACATTGCAAAAAGTAAAACAGTGACATTTTCAAAACCATTTGATGGAAAAATTCATTCAGGAGCCAATATAGCACTTGACGATGATATGGTAAGACTTGAACTGCCTGAAGGTGAAAGCGGAATTCTAACAGTAAAAATCAATAACACTACAAAGAAAGTAAATATTGCAAATAAAACTTCTTTTTCATATCCATTAAATTTGAAGGAGGGAGTATGGAATATTAATGTAACATACCAAGGAAAAAATATAAGCAAAACAAAAGTATTTAAACTTGATAATTTACCATACTTTGACATAACATGCGAGGAATACTTCTATAAGGATACAACAAAAGCGGCTTATATTGAATATAATGAAGATTCTTTTTTAAAGCATGTAAATGTATTAATAGATAACAAAAAATACACAGGATCTTTGAAATACGGAAAAATTGATTTAAGCAAATTGGCTGCAGGCAAACATAGCATACGTGTTGATTACAAAAACAGCGAGAATAAAGTACTAAAATCAATCAAGAAAACATTCACTATTCTCAGCTATTCCTATCCGAAAATAGAGTTAAAAGATACTAATTCACAAGAACTCAACAGTAATTTGAATAGCTATCCTCCCACCATCACTCTAAGTGATGATACAACATTGATTATGGACATAAATTTAAATGGCAACGTTAAAGGAACCGTAACAGTTTATAAAACATTGGTCGATTTCTATGGAAGATATGGTGATGAGCTTGACGAAACCATTATTGGAACATATAAAAGTTTTAGTTTAAGCAAAGGCAAAGCGCAAATAAGCATTCCTACAAAAATTCTTAATAAAACCTACAGCATTAAATTAGCTATAAAAATTAACGGTGGAAATACCATTTATAAAAGTTTCAAAACCTACTGGTCTCCAAAAGTAGTACATCCAACAAAAATGATCTATGGCGATAAGAAAACCTTGACAATATACACCCCAGGATATGACAATAAGGTTATCGGAATGTTTGGTAAGTTCAAACCTATTTATTCAAAAATAATCAACGGAACCGCAAAATTCTCACTATCCACACTGCCTGTAAGAAATGGAGTTCCAGTCACATTCATATATACCCAAGATGAATATGACGAAGACCTAGGTTACTACAATTCTATTTTAGATACTTATAATCTAAAATTAAACATACAAGACACTGCAAGTGAAAAAATAAATATGTACTACAATGACGGAACAGCATATAGCTTAAAAGTAGCTAAAATTTATGGAAAAGAAGTTAAAAAAGGCCAAACAGTAACTTTCAAAATAGGCAAAAACAAATTTAAGGTAAAAACAGATAAAAATGGAGTTGCAAAGCTTAAAATATCAGATAAGGTCACACCCGGAAAATACACTCTGATTGCAACTTATAAAAATGCTAAAATCTCCAAAAAGTTAACCGTTAAACAGGTGCTGACTGTTAAATCTGTTAAAGTTAAAAAGTCTGCTAAAAAATTAGTCCTCCAGGCAACCCTTAAAAGCAAAAAAGTATTGAAAGGAAAAACACTAACTTTCAAATTCAACGAAAAAACATACAAAACTAAAACAAACTCTAAAGGAATAGCCAAAGTAACCATCAACAAATCTGTTTTAAGCAAACTCAAAGTCGGCAAAAAAATAACCTACCAGGCAACATACCTGAAAGACACCATTAAAAAAACAGTTAAAGTTTTAAAATAAGGATTCACCGCCCTTATTTACCTTTCTTTTTTAAAACCATCAACAAATTTTAGTATGCCTAAATATTTTTGAACAATTTATTTATACTCCGCCCAACAAATTAAAAAATATATAAAAAAGAGAGTTGAGAGTTATATGAATTTTAAGGCTAATGAAGATTTTTTAGGGAAATTGATGTATGTCCTTGCATTCATAGTTCTGGGATATACATTATATGTAGCGGTCAGATACCCCTTCCTGACCGTTGACGGCTGGTTTACGAAAGGTTTGCTGAGTCTGCCGATTACACAGCAAATTTCAATCACTGCAATTGACGTGCATCCGCCGCTGTACTATCTGATTTTGAATGCTGTTGTAAGCGTGCTGGGCGTGTTTAATGCTGATTTGATTTTGTCAATGAAAATAGCTTCCATAATCCCATATGTGATTATTTTCATTTTATGTCTTACAAAACTAAGAAAGGATTACGGAACACTGGCTGGAGGACTTGCTGCATTTTCACTTCTGACAATGAGTGCATACTTCAACCACTATCTCACAGCAAGAATGTACAGCTGGGCAATACTGTTTATCTTTGCGGCATTTCTTTATGTCAAACCAATTCTGGAGGAAAATGACCTCAAATCATGGATTATAGTTTCAGTCTTTGCAGTTCTTGGCGCGTATACACACTACTTTGCTGCAGTCGCATTTGTTGCACTTTATTTCCTGCTTTTCGTTTATGTGATAATCAGAAACAGGGATGCAATTAAAAACTGGTTTATTTCAGTAATAATTGGCATAATACTATACGCTCCATGGGCACTGACACTCCTAAGGCAAATGAGAAGTGTCAAAAGCGGCTACTGGATTGAACCTGCCAGCCTGAAACTGGTTGTGGACTGTTTTGGAAGCTACATTACATTTTATCCTTCACTTGCAGTTTCAATTGCAGGGTCAGTTCTGCTATTAGCATTTACCATATTGATTCTTAAAGATTACCTTAAAAATATGGACGTTGAAAATGAATATTATCTGATTGGAATTCTGGCATTTGCCCTTACAATCATTGCCGGAGCCGTCGCATCATTTGTATACAAGCCTATCATGATTGTAAGATATGTCATGCCGGCATCAGCAATGGTGTGGATTGTAATAAGCATATACATATCAAAATTAAATGTTAAAAAGCTTACAATCATACTTACAGTACTGGTTCTTATTGTCGGAGCTGCAAACATTGCATATCAAATGCAGGAAGTTCATGAGCTCCACGACACCATGGTCAAGGATCTGGAATATCTTGAAAGCATAAACAACAACAATTCAATCATTGTCTATGACGGTATGCAGAAGTACATGAGATTCCATGACAATCTTGACAATGCAACATATTACGTCAACTATGAACTGAATAATGAAACACATGATGAAGCCTATGTAAAAACACTTGGACTTAACGACACCCTCTTTAAAGTTCCTAAGGATTTAGACAAACACCCCGGAAAAACATTATATCTTATAAGGGACCATAGAGGAACCGTAGACCATGTTGACGGATACAAAATGAAAACAGACAACAAAATCCACAACTGTAAGTTCATAAAAATAACAAAAAATAATTAAAATAAGGATTAACATCCTTTATTTTTTCTTTTTAAACCATCTCCAAAAATTAAATTTTATTTATTTTCGTTTTTAATCTCCATTACACGTTCCAGAGGCACGTCATAATCACGTGAAATCTCACGGGGCGAATATTTCTCAAGAAGTTTTAAAATGAATTTACGTTCGGTATCACTGCGCCCTTCCTCAAGACCACTAGCATGACCAATCTCCTTACCTTCCTCAAGACCACTAGCATGACCAATCTCCTTACCTTCCTCAAGACCATTAGCATGACCAATCTCCTTACCTTCCTCAAGACCTTCCTTTAAACCATTTTCATGAGATCTGAACAATTCCCCTTCAATACGGATTGTTTTCATCACTTTACGAACCATTTCATCTGTTTCCATTGCAGACATATTCAATCCTCCAATTACTTTTTTAATATTTTCATCACTTTTGACAAATTTCCCTGCCCACAGCATCAGACATTTCCTTAGAATACCCAATAGCCTCTCATCAACAATAATATCATTATATATTTCAACCAAATCCACAATAATATTCTCTATTGCATCATCGCTTCTGAACTTTGGCATCCATATTAAATCACATACATCAAAGACATTCAACTGTTCCTGATTTGATATTTTGTGTTTGATATTATTAAGTTTTACTGAAAGTTCAATTTCTTGAGTGTTAATCCAAATCGGATTATAGAATGATGTGGGATTAGCATATTCAACTGTGAAATTTGGTATTCTGCCAGTATTAAAAATATATGGATGTACAATCCTATTTGAAGCACTATGAAGAAGAGTCAAATATCCGA from uncultured Methanobrevibacter sp. carries:
- a CDS encoding glycosyltransferase family 39 protein → MNFKANEDFLGKLMYVLAFIVLGYTLYVAVRYPFLTVDGWFTKGLLSLPITQQISITAIDVHPPLYYLILNAVVSVLGVFNADLILSMKIASIIPYVIIFILCLTKLRKDYGTLAGGLAAFSLLTMSAYFNHYLTARMYSWAILFIFAAFLYVKPILEENDLKSWIIVSVFAVLGAYTHYFAAVAFVALYFLLFVYVIIRNRDAIKNWFISVIIGIILYAPWALTLLRQMRSVKSGYWIEPASLKLVVDCFGSYITFYPSLAVSIAGSVLLLAFTILILKDYLKNMDVENEYYLIGILAFALTIIAGAVASFVYKPIMIVRYVMPASAMVWIVISIYISKLNVKKLTIILTVLVLIVGAANIAYQMQEVHELHDTMVKDLEYLESINNNNSIIVYDGMQKYMRFHDNLDNATYYVNYELNNETHDEAYVKTLGLNDTLFKVPKDLDKHPGKTLYLIRDHRGTVDHVDGYKMKTDNKIHNCKFIKITKNN